A genomic window from Chelonia mydas isolate rCheMyd1 chromosome 16, rCheMyd1.pri.v2, whole genome shotgun sequence includes:
- the LOC119563850 gene encoding 60S ribosomal protein L36a-like, with protein sequence MMNVPKTHRTYCKKCGKHQPHKVTQHKKGKDSLYAQGKRRYDRKQSGYGGQTKPIFRKKAKTTKKMVLRLECVEPNCRSKRVLAIQRCKHFELGGDKKRKGQVIQF encoded by the coding sequence ATGATGAACGTCCCCAAAACCCACAGGACTTACTGCAAGAAATGTGGCAAGCACCAGCCCCACAAAGTGACCCAGCACAAGAAGGGAAAGGACTCTCTCTATGCTCAGGGAAAGAGGAGATATGATCGGAAGCAGAGTGGTTATGGTGGTCAAACAAAGCCTATCTTCCGTAAGAAGGCCAAGACCACGAAGAAGATGGTGCTGAGGCTTGAGTGTGTGGAGCCCAACTGCAGGTCCAAAAGAGTGCTGGCCATTCAGAGGTGCAAGCACTTTGAGCTGGGAGGAGACAAGAAGAGAAAGGGCCAGGTGATCCAGTTCTAA